In Yersinia enterocolitica subsp. enterocolitica, one DNA window encodes the following:
- the envZ gene encoding two-component system sensor histidine kinase EnvZ, with translation MRRWRFSPRSSFARTLLLIVTLLFVSLVTTYLVVLNFAILPSLQQFNKVLAYEVRMLMTDRLQLEDGTLLEVPPAFRREIYRELGISLYTNAAAEESGLRWAQHYKFLSDQMAQQLGGPTDVRVEVNKNSPVVWLKTWLSPDIWVRVPLTEIHQGDFSPLFRYTLAIMLLAVGGAWLFIRIQNRPLVELEHAALQVGKGIIPPPLREYGASEVRSVTRAFNQMAAGVKLLADDRTLLMAGVSHDLRTPLTRIRLATEMMSEADGYLSESINKDIEECNAIIEQFIDYLRTGQEMPTEPSDLNAVLGEVIAAESGYERVIETDLCEGEVMVDIHPLSIKRALANMVVNAARYGNGWIKVSSGTELQRAWFQVEDDGPGIKPEDLKHLFQPFVRGDSARSTSGTGLGLAIVQRIIDAHAGSLDIGTSERGGLRIRAYIPLPLDVKPKPPAVA, from the coding sequence ATGAGGCGATGGCGCTTTTCTCCACGTAGCTCATTTGCCCGAACCTTATTACTGATTGTGACCTTGCTATTTGTCAGCCTGGTCACGACGTATCTGGTGGTACTGAATTTCGCCATTTTGCCCAGTTTGCAGCAGTTTAATAAAGTATTGGCATATGAAGTCCGTATGCTGATGACTGATCGGCTGCAACTGGAAGATGGCACGCTACTTGAAGTCCCGCCAGCGTTTCGGCGTGAGATTTACCGTGAATTGGGGATTTCGCTTTATACCAATGCTGCGGCAGAGGAAAGTGGCCTGCGTTGGGCACAGCATTACAAATTTCTCAGTGATCAAATGGCCCAACAGTTGGGTGGGCCAACCGATGTTCGGGTCGAAGTGAACAAAAACTCCCCGGTTGTCTGGCTAAAGACGTGGTTGTCGCCGGATATCTGGGTGAGGGTGCCATTAACCGAGATCCATCAGGGCGACTTCTCGCCGCTGTTCCGTTATACCTTGGCCATCATGTTACTGGCGGTTGGCGGTGCCTGGCTGTTTATCCGTATTCAGAATCGACCCTTGGTTGAACTGGAACATGCGGCTTTGCAGGTCGGTAAGGGCATCATTCCGCCACCGCTGCGCGAATATGGTGCTTCTGAGGTCCGCTCTGTTACCCGGGCATTTAACCAAATGGCGGCTGGCGTGAAGTTGTTGGCTGATGACCGCACCTTGTTAATGGCGGGGGTCAGTCATGACTTGCGTACGCCATTGACCCGTATCCGTTTGGCGACAGAAATGATGAGTGAAGCCGACGGCTATTTGTCTGAGTCAATCAACAAGGATATTGAAGAGTGTAATGCCATTATCGAGCAGTTTATTGATTATCTGCGCACTGGGCAGGAAATGCCGACCGAACCGAGCGACCTTAATGCGGTGTTGGGTGAAGTTATTGCGGCTGAAAGCGGCTATGAGCGGGTGATTGAAACAGATTTATGTGAAGGCGAGGTCATGGTGGATATTCACCCGTTATCGATTAAGCGCGCTTTGGCGAATATGGTGGTGAACGCCGCCCGCTACGGAAATGGTTGGATAAAAGTGAGCAGTGGCACAGAGCTACAGCGAGCTTGGTTCCAGGTGGAAGATGATGGGCCAGGTATTAAGCCGGAAGATTTGAAGCATCTGTTCCAGCCTTTTGTCCGTGGTGATAGCGCCCGTAGTACCAGTGGCACCGGGTTAGGGCTGGCCATTGTGCAGCGAATTATTGATGCGCACGCCGGTTCGTTGGATATCGGCACCAGCGAGCGAGGTGGATTACGGATTCGAGCCTATATTCCGTTGCCGTTGGATGTTAAGCCTAAGCCACCTGCGGTAGCGTGA
- the glgP gene encoding glycogen phosphorylase produces the protein MTSPFSYTSPVVSVDALKHSIAYKLMFIVGKDPSIATQHDWLNATLFAVRDRMVERWLRSNRAQLSQDVRQVYYLSMEFLLGRTLSNALLSMGIYEDIEQALDEMGLNLSELLQEENDPGLGNGGLGRLAACFLDSLATLALPGRGYGIRYEYGMFSQKIVNGQQMESPDNWLEYGNAWEFPRHNTRYKVRFGGRIQQEGSKTRWLETEEILACAYDQIIPGFDTDATNTLRLWSAQASNEINLGKFNQGDYFAAVEDKNYSENVSRVLYPDDSTYSGRELRLRQEYFLVSATVQDILNRHWMMHQTFENLADKIAIHLNDTHPVLSIPEMMRLLIDEHKFSWMDAWDVVQQVFSYTNHTLMSEALETWPIDMIGKILPRHLQIIFEINDHFLKLVQEQYPNEPELLPRVSVIDENHGRRVRMAWLAVIASHKVNGVSALHSELMVQSLFADFARIFPNRFCNKTNGVTPRRWLGLANRPLAAVLDDSIGHNWRTDLGQLSELKNNIDYVSFLRAVQKAKLENKKQLAIYIAQKLNIVVNPAALFDVQIKRIHEYKRQLLNVLHVITRYNRILEAPDEKWVPRVVIFAGKAASAYYNAKQIIRLINDVAKVINNDPRINNLLKVVFIPNYSVSLAQLIIPAADLSEQISLAGTEASGTSNMKFALNGALTIGTLDGANIEIQEHVGEENIFIFGNTTEQVEALRNNGYNPRDYYNNDPELNQVLTQIATGTFSPEEPHRYTSLFDSLVNLGDHYQLLADYRSYVDTQERVDMLYRHPDEWTRKTILNIANMGYFSSDRTIQEYADDIWHIKPIRL, from the coding sequence ATGACATCACCGTTCAGTTATACCTCACCTGTTGTCAGTGTGGACGCGCTGAAACACTCCATTGCCTACAAACTAATGTTTATTGTAGGCAAAGATCCCTCTATTGCGACTCAGCACGATTGGCTGAATGCGACTTTATTTGCCGTGCGTGACCGGATGGTTGAACGCTGGCTGCGCTCTAATCGCGCACAATTATCCCAAGACGTTCGGCAGGTTTATTATCTGTCGATGGAGTTTCTCTTGGGACGAACGCTTTCTAATGCACTGTTATCGATGGGGATTTATGAAGATATCGAACAGGCTTTGGATGAAATGGGCCTCAATCTGTCGGAGCTGCTGCAAGAAGAGAATGACCCTGGTTTAGGTAATGGTGGCTTAGGGCGGCTGGCGGCCTGTTTTCTCGACTCACTGGCCACATTAGCACTTCCTGGTCGCGGCTATGGCATTCGCTATGAATATGGCATGTTCAGCCAGAAAATCGTCAATGGTCAGCAGATGGAGTCGCCAGATAACTGGCTGGAATATGGCAATGCCTGGGAGTTTCCACGGCACAATACCCGCTATAAAGTGCGTTTTGGTGGCCGTATTCAGCAGGAAGGCAGCAAAACTCGTTGGCTGGAAACGGAAGAAATTCTTGCCTGTGCCTATGATCAAATCATTCCTGGTTTTGATACAGATGCTACTAATACTCTGCGTTTATGGTCTGCACAGGCCAGTAATGAGATCAATCTGGGTAAATTCAATCAGGGTGATTACTTCGCAGCGGTAGAAGATAAAAACTATTCAGAAAACGTATCTCGGGTACTTTATCCCGATGACTCGACCTACTCTGGGCGCGAATTGCGCCTGCGGCAAGAGTACTTTTTAGTTTCCGCCACGGTGCAGGATATTCTCAACCGCCATTGGATGATGCACCAAACATTTGAGAATTTGGCTGATAAGATTGCTATTCACCTGAATGATACCCATCCGGTGCTTTCTATCCCTGAAATGATGCGTCTGCTGATTGATGAGCATAAATTTAGTTGGATGGATGCCTGGGATGTGGTGCAGCAAGTATTCTCTTACACCAACCACACTCTGATGAGCGAAGCACTGGAAACCTGGCCTATCGACATGATTGGCAAAATCCTGCCGCGCCATCTGCAAATCATCTTTGAAATCAATGACCATTTCCTCAAACTGGTACAAGAGCAATATCCAAATGAACCCGAATTGCTGCCACGAGTATCGGTTATTGATGAAAACCATGGTCGACGTGTGCGTATGGCCTGGCTTGCGGTGATTGCCAGTCATAAAGTGAATGGCGTGTCAGCGCTACATTCAGAGTTGATGGTGCAATCGCTGTTTGCTGATTTTGCCCGTATCTTCCCGAACCGCTTCTGCAATAAAACCAATGGGGTTACGCCACGGCGCTGGCTGGGGTTAGCTAACCGGCCATTGGCCGCAGTATTGGATGACAGTATCGGCCATAACTGGCGTACAGATTTGGGCCAACTCAGTGAGCTGAAAAACAATATTGATTACGTGAGCTTCTTGCGGGCAGTGCAAAAAGCCAAGCTGGAGAACAAAAAGCAGCTGGCTATCTATATTGCGCAAAAGCTGAATATTGTGGTGAATCCGGCGGCGCTGTTTGATGTACAAATCAAGCGTATTCATGAGTACAAACGACAACTGTTGAATGTTCTGCATGTGATAACCCGCTATAACCGCATTCTTGAAGCTCCTGATGAGAAGTGGGTACCACGAGTGGTGATTTTTGCCGGTAAAGCCGCATCAGCTTATTACAATGCGAAACAAATCATTCGGTTGATCAATGATGTAGCCAAGGTGATCAATAACGATCCGCGCATTAATAACCTGCTAAAAGTGGTGTTCATCCCGAACTACAGTGTCAGTCTGGCGCAGTTGATCATTCCAGCAGCTGATCTTTCCGAACAGATCTCGCTGGCGGGTACTGAGGCATCGGGAACCAGTAATATGAAATTTGCGCTGAACGGTGCTCTGACTATCGGTACCCTGGATGGGGCAAATATCGAGATACAAGAACATGTGGGTGAGGAAAATATCTTTATCTTTGGTAATACCACCGAGCAGGTCGAGGCACTGCGTAACAATGGCTACAACCCACGTGACTATTACAACAACGATCCAGAACTGAATCAGGTATTAACGCAGATTGCTACCGGCACTTTCAGCCCGGAAGAGCCTCATCGATACACCAGTCTGTTTGATTCACTGGTCAATTTGGGTGATCACTATCAGTTGCTGGCGGATTATCGCAGCTATGTGGATACCCAAGAGCGCGTCGATATGCTCTACCGCCATCCAGACGAATGGACACGTAAAACCATACTCAATATTGCCAATATGGGCTATTTCTCTTCGGATCGGACTATTCAAGAGTATGCCGATGACATTTGGCATATTAAGCCAATAAGATTGTAG
- the glgC gene encoding glucose-1-phosphate adenylyltransferase encodes MVKFENKDPLMLARLLPNKSVALILAGGRGSRLKDLTATRAKPAVHFGGKFRIIDFALSNCLNSGIRRIGVITQYQSHSLVQHIQRGWSFLNEEMNEFVDLLPAQQRLSTEQWYKGTADAVYQNLDIIRRYKAEHIVILAGDHIYKMDYSRMLLDHAEKGAECTVACIPVPITEATEFGVMEVAEDYQITAFYEKPANPPAMPGRPDMALASMGIYIFNTDYLFKLLEEDQKTPGSSHDFGKDIIPKLTEQRVAWAHPFDLSCVTSNAELPPYWRDVGTLDAYWRANLDLASVTPELDMYDRDWPIRTHMEPLPPAKFVQDRSGSHGMTMNSLVSGGCIVSGSVVVHSVLFPRVRVNSFCTIDSTLLLPDVNVGRSCRLRRCIIDRACQIPEGTVIGENAEEDSKRFYRSEGGVVLVTRAMLAKLAEK; translated from the coding sequence ATGGTTAAGTTTGAGAACAAAGACCCACTGATGTTAGCTCGATTATTGCCGAATAAATCTGTCGCGCTGATTCTGGCGGGTGGCCGTGGTTCACGGCTGAAAGATTTAACGGCGACCCGTGCTAAACCCGCAGTTCATTTTGGCGGCAAGTTTCGCATTATTGATTTTGCCCTTTCCAACTGTCTGAATTCGGGTATCCGGCGTATTGGCGTGATAACGCAATATCAGTCACATAGCTTGGTTCAACATATTCAACGTGGTTGGTCATTCCTCAATGAGGAAATGAACGAATTTGTCGATTTATTGCCAGCCCAGCAGCGCCTGAGCACTGAGCAGTGGTACAAAGGAACCGCAGATGCGGTTTATCAGAATCTGGATATTATCCGGCGCTACAAAGCGGAACATATCGTCATTCTGGCGGGTGACCATATTTACAAGATGGATTACTCCCGCATGTTGCTCGACCACGCCGAGAAAGGCGCTGAGTGTACTGTGGCGTGTATTCCAGTCCCCATTACCGAGGCCACTGAATTTGGTGTCATGGAGGTTGCCGAGGATTATCAGATAACCGCTTTCTATGAAAAACCGGCTAATCCTCCTGCAATGCCAGGCCGACCGGATATGGCCCTCGCCAGTATGGGCATCTACATTTTCAATACGGATTATCTGTTTAAATTATTAGAAGAAGATCAGAAAACTCCCGGCTCCAGCCATGATTTTGGTAAAGATATCATCCCCAAATTGACTGAGCAAAGAGTGGCCTGGGCACATCCATTCGACCTTTCCTGTGTGACATCTAATGCTGAACTGCCGCCTTACTGGCGTGATGTTGGGACGCTGGATGCCTACTGGCGCGCCAACCTCGACTTGGCATCGGTGACGCCAGAGCTGGATATGTATGACCGCGATTGGCCTATTCGGACTCATATGGAGCCGCTGCCACCTGCCAAGTTTGTGCAGGACCGCTCCGGTAGCCACGGTATGACCATGAACTCGTTGGTTTCCGGTGGTTGCATTGTTTCCGGTTCGGTGGTGGTGCACTCAGTGCTATTCCCTCGGGTGCGGGTGAACTCGTTTTGCACCATTGATTCCACATTACTGCTGCCGGATGTCAATGTGGGCCGTTCGTGCCGCTTGCGCCGCTGCATTATTGATCGTGCCTGCCAGATACCCGAGGGGACGGTTATTGGAGAAAACGCCGAAGAAGACAGCAAGCGTTTTTATCGCTCTGAGGGCGGGGTGGTGTTAGTGACCCGTGCGATGCTAGCCAAGCTGGCCGAAAAATAG
- the glpD gene encoding glycerol-3-phosphate dehydrogenase — protein METKDLIVIGGGINGAGIAADAAGRGLSVLLLEAQDLACATSSASSKLIHGGLRYLEHYEFRLVSEALAEREVLLKLAPHIAFPMRFRLPHQPHLRPAWMIRTGLFLYDHLGKRTSLPASKGLRFGPESVLKPELVRGFEYSDCWVDDARLVVLNAQEVVERGGEVRTRTKVTRAWREQGLWMVEAVDANTGKTFTWRAKGLVNATGPWVKQFFDDGLKLKSPYGIRLIKGSHIVVPRVHNQPQAYILQNEDHRIVFVIPWLDEYSIIGTTDVEYHGDPKDVKIDDQEIDYLLKVYNDHFKKQLGRDDIVWTYSGVRPLCDDESDSPQAVTRDYTLDVADEGGKAPLLSVFGGKLTTYRKLAEHALEKLSGYYPNVGPAWTKTGSLPGGDIGGSRDNYTVQLRHRYNWLPEGLARRYTRTYGSHSELILADATSIESLGEHFGHGLYEAELRYLVEKEWVVELDDAIWRRTKLGMTLDDVQKQRVAEWLAQVQAEKQQTLSLVS, from the coding sequence ATGGAAACCAAAGACTTGATCGTGATCGGTGGCGGCATTAATGGTGCCGGTATCGCTGCGGACGCTGCAGGGCGTGGCCTGTCCGTTCTGCTGCTGGAAGCACAAGATTTGGCCTGTGCTACGTCTTCTGCCAGCTCCAAACTTATCCACGGTGGTTTACGTTACCTGGAACACTATGAATTCCGGTTGGTCAGTGAAGCATTGGCCGAACGTGAGGTTTTGCTGAAACTGGCTCCTCATATCGCTTTCCCAATGCGCTTTCGCCTGCCCCATCAGCCCCATCTGCGCCCGGCGTGGATGATTCGTACCGGCTTATTCTTGTACGATCATTTGGGCAAACGTACCAGCCTGCCCGCCAGTAAAGGGCTACGCTTTGGACCCGAATCAGTATTGAAGCCCGAGTTAGTGCGCGGTTTCGAATATTCTGACTGCTGGGTCGATGATGCCCGCCTGGTAGTGCTGAATGCTCAGGAAGTGGTCGAACGTGGCGGCGAAGTACGTACTCGCACCAAAGTGACTCGCGCCTGGCGTGAACAAGGCCTATGGATGGTGGAAGCGGTCGATGCCAACACCGGCAAAACCTTTACCTGGCGCGCCAAAGGGTTAGTCAATGCTACCGGCCCGTGGGTTAAACAGTTCTTTGATGATGGTCTGAAACTGAAATCACCTTATGGTATCCGCCTGATCAAAGGTAGCCATATTGTGGTGCCACGGGTTCATAACCAACCACAAGCCTATATTCTGCAAAACGAAGACCACCGTATTGTCTTCGTCATTCCTTGGTTGGATGAATATTCCATCATCGGTACCACTGATGTGGAATACCACGGCGATCCGAAAGATGTGAAGATCGACGATCAGGAAATTGATTACCTGCTGAAGGTCTATAACGACCACTTTAAAAAGCAACTGGGCCGCGACGATATCGTCTGGACTTACTCTGGCGTTCGTCCGCTGTGTGATGATGAATCAGATTCACCGCAAGCGGTTACCCGTGATTACACACTGGATGTCGCCGATGAAGGCGGCAAAGCACCACTGCTATCAGTATTTGGTGGCAAACTGACCACTTACCGCAAGCTGGCAGAACATGCACTGGAAAAACTGTCCGGCTACTATCCAAATGTCGGCCCAGCATGGACGAAAACCGGCTCGTTACCGGGCGGGGATATTGGTGGCAGCCGTGATAACTATACCGTGCAATTACGCCATCGCTATAACTGGCTACCTGAAGGGCTGGCGCGCCGCTATACCCGTACCTATGGCAGTCATAGCGAGCTGATTTTGGCTGATGCCACCAGCATCGAAAGCTTGGGCGAACACTTCGGCCACGGTCTATATGAAGCAGAATTGCGCTATCTGGTTGAAAAAGAGTGGGTGGTTGAACTTGATGATGCAATCTGGCGTCGCACTAAGTTAGGCATGACTCTGGATGATGTGCAGAAACAGCGAGTGGCTGAATGGCTGGCGCAAGTACAAGCTGAGAAACAACAGACCCTGTCTTTGGTCTCCTGA
- the ompR gene encoding two-component system response regulator OmpR, with protein sequence MQENHKILVVDDDMRLRALLERYLTEQGFQVRSVANAEQMDRLLTRESFHLMVLDLMLPGEDGLSICRRLRSQSNPMPIIMVTAKGEEVDRIVGLEIGADDYIPKPFNPRELLARIRAVLRRQANELPGAPSQEEAVIAFGKFKLNLGTREMFREDEPMPLTSGEFAVLKALVSHPREPLSRDKLMNLARGREYSAMERSIDVQISRLRRMVEEDPAHPRYIQTVWGLGYVFVPDGSKA encoded by the coding sequence ATGCAAGAGAATCACAAGATTCTGGTCGTTGATGACGATATGCGCCTACGCGCGCTATTGGAACGTTACCTGACAGAGCAAGGTTTCCAGGTGCGCAGTGTTGCCAATGCTGAACAGATGGATCGCTTGCTAACTCGTGAGTCCTTCCACCTGATGGTGCTCGACCTGATGTTACCGGGGGAAGATGGCCTGTCTATCTGCCGCCGTCTGCGCAGTCAAAGTAACCCAATGCCTATCATTATGGTGACGGCAAAGGGTGAAGAAGTTGACCGTATCGTCGGGCTGGAAATTGGTGCCGATGACTATATTCCAAAGCCATTTAACCCACGCGAACTGCTGGCTCGTATCCGCGCGGTGCTACGCCGTCAGGCCAACGAACTTCCAGGTGCCCCTTCACAAGAAGAAGCGGTGATTGCCTTTGGTAAGTTCAAACTGAACTTGGGTACCCGCGAGATGTTCCGTGAAGATGAACCTATGCCACTGACCAGCGGCGAGTTTGCAGTGCTGAAAGCGTTAGTCAGCCATCCGCGTGAGCCATTGTCTCGCGATAAACTGATGAATTTGGCTCGTGGCCGTGAATACAGTGCAATGGAACGCTCTATCGACGTACAGATTTCACGTTTGCGCCGCATGGTAGAAGAAGATCCAGCTCATCCACGCTATATCCAAACCGTATGGGGCTTGGGCTACGTATTTGTGCCGGACGGCAGTAAAGCATGA
- the greB gene encoding transcription elongation factor GreB, with translation MAKSNYITREGWQALDRELHYLWREERPVVTQAVSEAAAMGDRSENAEYIYGKKRLREIDRRVRFLTKRLEVLKIVDPDPRQEGKVYFGAWVRVENESGEQRIFRLVGPDEFDPAKKWISIDSPVARALIGKQVDDEVTVQTPNGEATYWILDIRYRPFDESVDN, from the coding sequence ATGGCTAAAAGCAACTACATAACCCGCGAGGGCTGGCAGGCGCTGGATCGTGAGCTGCATTACCTATGGCGAGAAGAGCGGCCGGTGGTGACACAAGCGGTATCTGAAGCAGCGGCTATGGGTGACCGTTCGGAAAATGCCGAATATATCTACGGTAAGAAGCGCCTGCGGGAAATTGATCGTCGGGTGCGCTTTCTAACCAAGCGGCTTGAAGTGTTGAAAATTGTTGATCCCGATCCTCGCCAGGAAGGGAAAGTCTATTTTGGTGCCTGGGTGCGGGTTGAAAATGAATCAGGAGAACAGCGCATCTTCCGTTTGGTGGGGCCAGATGAGTTCGATCCGGCGAAAAAATGGATTTCTATCGATTCACCGGTGGCCCGAGCCTTGATAGGTAAACAGGTCGATGATGAGGTGACGGTTCAGACACCAAATGGTGAGGCGACCTACTGGATTCTAGATATTCGCTACCGCCCATTTGATGAAAGTGTTGATAATTAA
- the glgA gene encoding glycogen synthase GlgA — translation MRVLHVCSELFPLLKTGGLADVVGALPAAQIAEGADVRVMLPGFPDLRRGIPDTVLVREIDTFAGRVSLRYGHYQGIGIYLIDAPGLYDRAGSPYHDQSLHAYADNYRRFALLGWMACELACGLDGYWRPEVVHAHDWHAGLACAYLAARGRPARSVFTVHNLAYQGLFSGHHLAEIQLPAAFFQMYGLEFYGQISYLKAGLFFADHVTTVSPTYAKEITQPAFGYGMEGLLQERASQGRLTGILNGVDSDIWDPQTDTLLHARYDAEDLQKKAVNKTHLQTTMGLEVTEKKPIFAVVSRLTEQKGLDLVLEALPDLLQLGGQLVVLGAGDAILQEAFLAAAADYSGQVGVQIGYHEAFSHRIIAGADVILVPSRFEPCGLTQLYGLKYGTLPLVRHTGGLADTVVDCALENLADGSASGFVFDECDAQALVRAIRRAFVLWSRPKHWRHVQRHAMGLDFGWQVAAADYLSLYRRL, via the coding sequence ATGCGGGTTCTACACGTATGTTCTGAGCTATTCCCGTTGTTAAAAACCGGGGGATTGGCTGACGTTGTTGGTGCTTTACCTGCCGCTCAAATTGCTGAGGGGGCCGATGTCAGGGTTATGTTGCCGGGGTTCCCTGACTTACGCCGTGGCATCCCAGACACGGTTTTGGTCAGGGAGATTGATACCTTTGCTGGCCGTGTTTCATTACGTTATGGCCATTATCAGGGGATTGGTATTTATCTGATTGATGCACCAGGCCTCTATGACCGGGCAGGAAGCCCGTACCACGACCAATCTTTACATGCTTATGCTGATAACTATCGCCGTTTTGCATTACTGGGATGGATGGCTTGTGAACTGGCTTGTGGCCTGGATGGTTATTGGCGTCCAGAGGTAGTGCATGCCCATGATTGGCATGCCGGGCTAGCTTGTGCTTATCTCGCGGCACGTGGCCGGCCGGCACGTTCAGTATTTACCGTCCATAATTTGGCATATCAAGGGCTGTTCTCGGGGCACCATTTGGCTGAAATACAGCTGCCAGCCGCATTTTTCCAAATGTATGGGCTGGAGTTTTATGGCCAAATTTCCTATCTGAAAGCCGGATTGTTCTTTGCTGACCATGTCACCACCGTTAGCCCGACCTATGCCAAGGAAATTACCCAACCTGCCTTCGGCTACGGCATGGAGGGGTTGCTACAAGAGCGGGCCAGTCAGGGGCGATTAACCGGGATCCTCAATGGGGTGGACAGTGATATCTGGGACCCACAAACGGATACTTTGCTCCATGCCCGCTATGATGCAGAAGACCTGCAAAAGAAAGCGGTAAATAAAACTCATCTGCAAACCACAATGGGGTTGGAGGTGACGGAGAAGAAACCTATTTTTGCGGTGGTCAGCAGGCTGACGGAACAAAAAGGGCTAGATTTGGTGCTGGAAGCGTTGCCCGATTTACTACAATTGGGAGGGCAATTGGTTGTTCTGGGGGCGGGTGATGCCATTTTACAAGAGGCATTCCTGGCGGCTGCAGCAGACTATTCCGGTCAGGTTGGGGTACAAATAGGCTATCACGAGGCATTTTCACACCGAATTATTGCCGGTGCGGATGTGATTCTGGTGCCTAGTCGTTTTGAACCTTGTGGGCTAACACAGTTGTATGGCTTGAAGTATGGCACTTTGCCACTGGTCCGGCATACGGGCGGGTTGGCAGATACCGTGGTGGATTGCGCGCTGGAGAATCTGGCAGACGGCAGTGCCTCGGGGTTTGTGTTTGATGAATGCGATGCACAAGCATTGGTGCGGGCGATTCGCCGTGCTTTTGTTCTGTGGAGCCGACCAAAACATTGGCGTCACGTTCAGCGCCACGCGATGGGGTTGGACTTTGGTTGGCAAGTAGCAGCGGCAGACTATCTGTCACTTTATCGGCGTCTGTGA